The genomic stretch CTTTGCTATCCTATCTAGAAGACGATGGGCAGCAGATTGAGCCGGAATTTTACTGCCCAATTATTCCGCTTTTGGTGGTCAATGGTTGTCAAGGGATTGGTACTGGATGGAGCACATTTATTCCCCCGCACAGCGCCAACGACGTGCTGGAATACATTCTTGCTAAGCTCGATGGGGCTGAGAGATTGCCGAAGATCCATCCGTTTGCGAGAGGCTTTCAAGGAAGAATAGAGCCTGACCCAAATGGGAATGGATATGTATCTTTCGGCCGCTCGTCTTGTATATCCGACAGGACCATTCTTATCGATGAGCTACCTCTGCGATGCTGGACAAACAAATACAAAGGAATATTATTGAAGATGCGCGACCGAGGAGAAGTCACGAGTTTCGTTGAGAATCACAACACGTCGAAGGTCTCGTTTCTAGTTACTCTCAAGTCTGCCCAATTGGCACGAATGACACAGGCTGGCCTAGAAAAGAGTTTCAAGTTGAAAACGAATTTGCAGACGACAAACATGCATGCTTTTAATAAAGACGGTCAAATCTGCAAATTCGATACTGCGGAAAGCATTGTAGAAGCATTCTTCCCCGTCCGCATGCAGTTGTATCAGGATCGAATCGCCCTTTTGCAGTCTTTGTTGAACTACGAGGCTTCTATACTTCGCAACAAAGCTGGCTTCATTAAAGCTGTAACTAGCGGAGACATCGATCTTACGAGCGGTCGCAGATCAAAGCAGGAAACTTCGAAAAAGTTAAAGGAACATGGTTTCCTGGACTCAGTCGAGTTGAATGCAATTAAAAATGAAAACGTCCTCTGGAAGAGACGTCAATTTGCCTCTGAAAAGGGGGAGGGCGGTTCCAACTTAGAACCAATGAACTTTGATTATCTCTTGAACATGCCGCTGTCTAGCTTAACTAGCGAAAAGATACGAGAGCTTGGTGAACATGCCGCGACGAAAGACAAAGAGTTGGAGGAAATGAAATCTACTACTCCGGTGGACCTGTGGCGGCGCGATTTACAAAAGCTTGCTCTCCTATTGTAAATAAACCATAGAACAGCCAACCGCTTTTCAGTGAAAGAGAATAAGACGCTACATCCTTTCAGTTATAGAAAAGAATGCATCAATTTGATCGTCGCTAGCATCCCTCCAACTCGTGCTGACGAAGGATCTGATGGCATGCTTCGAGTCGAGAGTCATGTGTATATCATTGCGCAAAAGTTCAGCAAGCGGATGGACCTTTTGACGTTTCTTGATTGCCTTAATTATCTCGTAGGCGCGATCGACGATGGCTTTTTTTACGCCAGCCATTTTCGCGCAAACGAGTCCAGCGGACGAATTTGCGATCCCGTGCTCCATTCGGAATAGTGGGACAGCACTATCATTGGCCGTCTCAGGGACATGCACAGTCATATGCATCGCGGAAATTCCATTCTCAGAGTCCACAAGCAATCCTATTGAAAAGATCTCTAGGAAATGAGTCGTGCAGATTACTTTCGAGCGATTAGATACCAACTTTTGCAGAGCCGCCGTGAGTAGGGAGATTCCTGATGCCGGGCTTGTACCTTGTGCGGATAATAAGCATGTCAGCTTCCACTGAATTTCTTTTATGTGCTTCGAAATCGAACCTTACCTTTCCCAAATTCGTCAATCAAAACCAGCGAATGCTGACTCGCTCGACGGAGAATAGCTCCCATACGGCTGAGATCAAGTTGGAAGCTGCTTTGAGGGACAGCACATGTTTCAGTAGAGCTGAATTGTGTGAAAATTTGATCTGTCAGCGAAATACGTGCTTCATCGCAGGGGAGAAAACAGCCAATGTGTGCCATATAGACGAGTACTCCGACTTACAAGGTACAAGGAATAGAATAGTCAGACAACGCCGAGAATTTTTTTTGGCAATCGCAATTAAACCCTCACTCAAGAACTGACCTTGGCGAGCAAAGCAACTCTTGCCACTAAAGTTTGGGCCTGTGATTACGGTTACACGACTTGTCGTGTTCATAGTGGTATCGTTGGGTACAAATGCTGTGTCGAGAACAATTTCTTGCAAAGGATGGCGGCCCCGGCTTATCTCAACGCACTGTTCAGACGCCGAGACAACGCGCGGGCGCACGAAATCTAAGTCTGCAGCAGCACCAGCGAAGGAGAGTATGCAATCCAGCTCGGCCAGGGCGATGAAGGTCTCACGGAGCTCCGATTCGTGGTCCAGGATTTCGTCCTCCAATTCTGCAACAATCAATGTTTCCGCATCTTTGATGAAAGCATCGAGGTCACCAATATTTTGATCAAGTTGACGCATCTCCGCACTCTTGAAGTATGAGAGCGATTCCGAAAATACGTATTCGAAGTCATCAGGCAAGGCGCCGTTCTCCATCCACTGGGGACTTGGTGGTAGTGCGACAAGGAAGCCAACCTAAATGTGTCACCCTTGGTGAGATTCAAGGTTTTGTTAGTTCTGTATAGAAGAGGAGTAGACTTACTTGAGGCATAAACATCACTTTCAGTACATCTCGCAAGAGAGGATATTGGTCACCCAGCGCCGTCGCTACGTCTTTCATTATTTCTATGTAAGCCAACAGGAAATGTGAGCAGAACTGCTAAAATATCAGTTGGCATTTTCCTTTGTGTTGAAAAACTGGGTTGCATACATACCGTCCAATCCATCGTACTGTCTCTTGTATATATCCAATCGCTCGTGAAAGCCAACTCGAATAACCACAGATTGACATTCGCTAGTCAATTCTTCGTCCACTATGGATGTAATTCGCTCATGTATTTCGTGAATTATATCAATGTGGCAATTGCGTAAAATACTGGCCACGAAATTCAGATAACGAAGAACAGCTGTCTCGACTCTAGCCTCCTCTATTGAAGGTGGCTCATTTATACATGGAGCAGTTTCATCATCTGTCGTATGCCCTACGGATATGCGCTGTAGGTTCCACAAAATGTCTTGTTGCAAATTACCACAGATTGCGATGCCTGCTGCCAATGAACGTGTCAGGACTAGGAAGTCGTTCGGCTTGGCACAGCACTTTTGAATTCGGACCAATATTTTGTCGACGGCCCCTACCTTTCCAAGCAAGTTAAGTATGGAACCAACCGCCACCTGTAAGTCTTCTTGCATAAATAGTTCCACGCCATCTTGACGCAAACGAATGGCGTCCACATCTAGCAATGGCTTCAGCATCCAGTCCCGGAGTCTTTGACGACCCGTTCTGGATTTTGTCCTGTCCAGCAAGGAAAACAAACTGAAGCCCTCCTTGGAGTTGCTTGCTccttttgcagcagcaagtGGGTGGTGTTCAGTGTTGAAAATATGCAAGGTTGACAGAGTAGTCGGTGATATGGTCATGTACAGGGAGGCCTTGGCGGGAACTAAGTCGTTGACGGTAATAAAACCACCCTGTTCCAACCGAAAGACCGTTGTATGCAAAAAAGACAAGAGAGATCCAAGCGCTTGCACTTGGACATTAGAATCGAAGTCGATAATAGATGCCAAGGCATGGTAAGCCGAGACACCCAAGGAGCGATTTTGAGGCTGATCAACAGTAAGAGGAAAATGACGATTTGCCTGCTGGCCTGCTACACCGCGTCCCAAATCTTTATATAATTGCCGCATCAAGGAACGGACTCTCAGTTTCTGTGTAATTATTGTTTTAGAGTTGCGAATGTCAAAGGAGGCTGTCTTCATCATCCTATACGGAATGGAACGACGTCTTGTCGGGGACGGCTGAGCCAAACCGCTGTCGTCTATGCTTTGAGAAAGACCATGCGCCGCCTCGTTCGTGTCCAGAGGGTCTTTCGCGTTCTTGGTACCCTGTGCTAATTGTATAGGAGGCGTCGTCAACAGCTCCAACAAGTTATCATTGGCAACAATCTTGTTGGAAATGAGTATTAGAGTCGGCCGTATGACGGACAAGACACGCTCCACAATATCTTGGGTTTCGTAACCGTCGACCACAGCATATTCAACGATAATGCAATTGAGATCTTCGTTGTAGGCGGCAAATGCAATCCTTGGACCATCTTCGACAACGGACATGCAAACCATCCCCGGATCCAGTGGTGGTGCATCTTGGTGCCCCTGTAGAGTTGCGCCCGTGACGTCGGTTTGGCCCGAAATCTGGTCATTCATACTCCAACTTCTGAAGTTCTTATGGTATCACAGTATTTTTTCCAACAGAGTGTCCACGGATGACCAGAGCAGTCGCTGCTGAAAAGGCAACAAATAAAAAAATGCGACGGACCAATGATGCGGAAACGTTTGTATTCGAGCGGTGGGAAAATCCATTCAGGACCCGGAAAGCGGCTCAAACCCTAAACCCTGCTAACATGGAATGCAGAAATCTAAATGTAAACCCAAAACTCATGCATAATTTCCAGTTGTGAAGTTCACTCTGGCAAACCAAGAGTCGACTTCAAAATGGGATTACAAATGTGTGAAGAGACAAGTAGTAGCCGCATGGATGCCACCGGTGTTTCCAGGTGCGTCTCTAAACAAGCTTTATGAGTTGTCCGCAAGCCAATATTGGAGACTTCCAACCGGACTTGGGTACGCGGTTCGGGTTCTTGGTCTTTGGTGTCCATAGTGCCCAACCACGGCGAACCGGAAAACCGACGACGCGCAACTAGTCGAACACCTAAGCGAGTATTCAATTGCCAAGGAGATTTGATCCACAGATTATTGAGAGACTCCATGCACCCTGTAGGGTCGATGGATAGGTCCGGAATCCATGTCCCCCCATTGAGCAAGTCGGAAACAGATGGCAACGTGTTCCATAATTGCGGGGATCCCAATGGATACATTGGCTCGTCAAAGTAGACACTGACAGGTACAGTCAGCTTTCCATGCCATCGAAACCGGTTCGAAAACGGCAATTGTAGGCAAGTGTCGACGTTTCCATTCGAGTGCAGCCTTCCCGACAGACTAAGTAGCTGCTGACGTTTCTGAAAATCTAGACACAGCCACTGCAGTTTAATTTGCACTGCTTGAAGAGGATGGTATATGTGCAGGTCGTCTTTCTTCAAATCCTTCCCGAACGAAAGGTCATAACAGCTCGGGCGCAGAGACGGTTGCAATGACAAGTCGTTCATTTTTCTCCGTGGTTGCCATCGGAGTAGCGTCATCCAATGGTTCACACCGTACCATCGCTTTCCAAAATCGTAACGTACGCCCATAATCCAGGTCGGCATTCCAAGGGAATGCTTATCACTCGTCGTCCAGAAAGGCGTAACGGAGTCGTCCCCGTTTGGCGGGCCCAAAACATGACAGTACGCGTTTCCAGATAGATTGACACGCAAAACATCGCCAAAGTCCTTCGGGTTAGAGCTTTGCTTGTTAGATTTCAACATCGACGTGGGCGTATTCATGGCGTCGGCCGCTTCGGCAGATTTTTCCTCGTTGGATCTTATAAACCTGGATAGAATAGTGCTTTTAAGGTTCAAATGAACGACAGCGTCCGTGAtttcgcaaaagaaagccCAAACATAAATCAAGGAGATGACCGTATGGGGTCTTTGGCGACTCATCTTTGAAGATCGAAAAGGGAATCGATGCTGCTCCGGATCTGATCGAAATTTCAGCAGGAACCTGACTTATGTTGACGACGGTTTGAAGCGATCGGAGGTGGCCATCAAGGTCGAAGTCATGAGCATAATCCACAAACATGGCATGTCCATTTTCAGATGTCATGTGCGATCGGTGGATAAACACATCGAAGACGGACCAAGACGGACACAGTACTGATCGGAATCCACATCGATAATAGGATTTTGTAAAGATTTGCAAGACAAAAGACCCGGATTCTCCCTCCCACTGGTCTGGACTTTTACCGGGAGTGGACACTCACAATCACGATTGTCAGTCGACCGTCGATAACGTCCAAACCGTCCGTGAATGACACCTTGTCGCAGTCAGGGTTGTGACGTGTTGACCGATGAATTCCATTCCGCCTTGAAGCTGAAAAATTGGATGTGGACCGAGCGAGGCCCTACCATGATGATCGGACCAAACCTTCGTCAATTGCAGTGAGTCTCTCCTTGCTGGTAATAATCAGTTCGCTTGTTACGCAGCAGAGAGCTTCATACTTCGTCAATTGCAGTGAGTCTCTCCTTGCTGGTAATAATCAGTTCGCTTGTTACGCAGCAGAGAGCTTCATACGTCTCATGAATTTCATGCGTCTCTTCGCTGCCACCTTGGCAATGATGGTGTGCACCGCCTTTTCTCCTGGTCAGTtacatcgtcgtcctcgggCCCTTACCCAACTCTCACGTTCTACTCGTCTGTCGGCGTCTACTTCGTCGCTGGTGGTAATTTCGCCTCCGGGGGGGATTGGCGAAGTATCGGCGGTTAAAGCCGCCGAGATGGGATCTGCAGTTCGCTGGTTCGTCGTATCCTCTGGGAGTTCTAGAGAAGTCATCTTATCGCAAGAAGTACTGGCTTCCATAGCCGCGGCTGGGGGAAGTGTGGAACTAGCCGGCGCCGATGTTCCCTCCCTTTTGCTACCTCCAGAAGACCCTAATTCAGCTGTAACGGCTGTATCGGCTTGGTGTGGTGCGGCCGAAGCGATTGTATGCACATTTGATGGTTGCGAGACGAGCCCTgccgaaaaaaaaaagcTCAAACTGGACGATGAGGATCCTGAATTCGCGTGGAAAAACGCAATCAAAATCGCCGCACAACAGGCTTCTTCTAAAATTTCTGGCACGAAGCTCGCCATTTTGTCGGCGAACGGAGATATGGACGATGACTTACAATCCGTATCGTCCGGAATTGGAGGTTTCGTGGGTAGTTTGCTCAAAGGCAAAAGGATGGAGATTCCGTCCTCACTCACGCAAGCTATGAGTGGCATGTCTGCTGGTTTCACTTCAGCCGCAGCCAAGATTGCGACCTTACGTCACGGTGAGCTGTTTGGCACTCCTGAATCTTCACCTAACTTTTCGGCTTTGGTTGGTGGCCCCCGACGTGATCCGGAGCTTTGTGAAGAGTTCCAGTTTCGGGATATCCGTGTGGACCCCACACTATCACTAATGGGTAACTTTATGATGGGAAAGACAACGCGATCGTCTCGCCACGTCATTGGCCAAGCCGCTGCTTTGTTGGTGCTTGGTAAGGTTACAGTAGTGCCTGGACTCGATATTTGCGTTTCTTCCCAGCGAGGAACCGATGTCGTTACGATGGAGCAATGGGAAAAGGAATTCTCCCGGGTTGCCGAAGACTTGATGACGGCGGATTCTACTGGTGGTGGAGCTCAGTTGTTTTCGGTCGACTTTGCCTCCGTCCCAGATGTCGAACGCCTGGCCGATTGGTTGGCCACAAAGTGGGCTCCGGCCGTGTTGCGTACCTACGACATTGCTGCGATTCGAGTTGGCGCTCGACCCGTCTACACCACCCGGACTTCCCCTGGAACCTTGCAAATTGACTGGCAACAGCTAGTCGATTTTGAGTCCGTCACGGTGGGTAAAATGGAAATTGTCGTTACCGACAAAGGCTTAAAGGCACTGCGACTGGCTGGAGACGCATCAAAGGGATTTGGTTCGGTCTCTCGCATACCGCTGAATGGCGAAGACGTTTTGGTACGTCGTCTAGCGGAAGCAAGTTCGCAAGCGATTGAAAAAGGTCTTGCGAAAAAGGTAAGTGGTAAAGGTTGGGGCACGATACTACAAATACATAAAGCAGTCTCCCAGATGCCTCACATTATTTCCCTTCCACAGGCCAAGGCTGTCAAAAAGGCAGTTGAAGAATACAAAAAGCCCGAACCCGTGGTAGCGGCGGCACCAGTAACTTCCATTCAATCCTCAGGTACTGTAGAAGCGTCCATCGCTGCAGCTTCCTCTGGTCCACGTCAAGCAGGAGCCCGGAGGTCGACAGAAAGAGCTCGGGGCAAAAGACGAAAAACAAGTACGGAATCCAGCAACGGCGGCTCTCCGACGCCGACTGAAGAGTAGAACGGGTAAATACGGAAGAAAGGCCAAAGTTTCTATTCCTTTTATTTACAATTTGCTTGTAATCAAGTTATGGTTCCAGGATCAAGTCATCGACGTATCCGCTCGCCAGTAGTCTTTGCAGTCTCTCCTCCCAAATGCTTCCGTACGGCGTCATCGTCAGGTGACGTAGTTTGTCTTCGGTATCCACATCTTCCACAGTGTATTCGCTTGGAATTGTAATGTGCACTTCCAATCGCTGTGGAGGAATTTTATCTCTTCCTAATCGTATTGGCCACTCAATTAACGAGATGCCATTGGATAAAGCTTGATCCAAGTTGAGCGGCATTAAGTCCTCGGGATTTTCAGACAAACGGTAGAGATCCATGTGGTGAATCCTGTTGAGAGAAAACGTGAGTTGCAAAGCGCTGCGTGCCACTCCCTAATCCATAGCAAGTCAAAAGCTATACTTACTCGTATCCTCGGCGCAGTGCGTAGGTATTCGATAGTAAGTAGGTTGGGGAGGTCACACGAAGGACTGGATCGCCAATCGCCGCGCGAACAAAACCACGGGCAAAGGCTGTTTTTCCGGCACCCAAGTCGCCATCCAAAAATACAATGCTCCCTCGGGGCCACGAGCCTTCATCGATCAATAAAGTAGACAAAACACCACCGATATCTTCCATGTCTTCGGCAGTCGGAATCTCCAACCGAACTTGCCGGGTCGTATCGCCAACTTCGGTGCATTTTAAGGTAGAGTTTATCAGCCAACGTCGGTTTGCGCCGCCAAAATGAGAGAGGCGTATGCGATCAGAACACTGGAAGAATCTGCCCGATCTTTTTATGGTTAATGGGAAGGAACGCGATAGGGAACTAACACCCATATAGCCAGCTGCTGCACAGAATGCCATGACTCTCTTTGCAATCAAGAGGACGAGAACAAAAGGGAGCAGTCGACGACTCCCCAACATCCAAGGTTTAAATCGCTTTCTTTCCAGAACAAGAATGATTGGTTTGCTTATACTTTATatggaaacgaaaaagcagCTTTCGCTCGAATGCACAATTTGAGCTGGTGCTATGGTATTGATGACATTGACTGACAGAAGAGTGACTGAGACTGATGTGTGCTATTGGATTTGAAAATCAGTTACTGTTTGCTCACTGCAGGTTTCTGATTCTCGTCGTTTTCGTAACTGGTAGTAATGAAAGATTGCGAACGAAAAGGAGACGACAATTATTGTACAGGGTTAGAGTTATTTCCCGTCTGTCTCTCGTTCGTTTGCATTTGGAATCGTTGTCTGCCGATCGTACGATTTCCGTGCCATCGACTCATGAAATCCCCCAGAGGCAATCTTCTACCTATACGGGGTTCGTTAtccctaacagtaagtccATCAGAGTATCACAATcggtcacagtcaatcgg from Phaeodactylum tricornutum CCAP 1055/1 chromosome 12, whole genome shotgun sequence encodes the following:
- a CDS encoding predicted protein, giving the protein MTVWGLWRLIFEDRKGNRCCSGSDRNFSRNLTYVDDGLKRSEVAIKVEVMSIIHKHGMSIFRCHVRSVDKHIEDGPRRTHQGCDVLTDEFHSALKLKNWMWTERGPTMMIGPNLRQLHESLLAGNNQFACYAAESFIRLMNFMRLFAATLAMMVCTAFSPGQLHRRPRALTQLSRSTRLSASTSSLVVISPPGGIGEVSAVKAAEMGSAVRWFVVSSGSSREVILSQEVLASIAAAGGSVELAGADVPSLLLPPEDPNSAVTAVSAWCGAAEAIVCTFDGCETSPAEKKKLKLDDEDPEFAWKNAIKIAAQQASSKISGTKLAILSANGDMDDDLQSVSSGIGGFVGSLLKGKRMEIPSSLTQAMSGMSAGFTSAAAKIATLRHGELFGTPESSPNFSALVGGPRRDPELCEEFQFRDIRVDPTLSLMGNFMMGKTTRSSRHVIGQAAALLVLGKVTVVPGLDICVSSQRGTDVVTMEQWEKEFSRVAEDLMTADSTGGGAQLFSVDFASVPDVERLADWLATKWAPAVLRTYDIAAIRVGARPVYTTRTSPGTLQIDWQQLVDFESVTVGKMEIVVTDKGLKALRLAGDASKGFGSVSRIPLNGEDVLVRRLAEASSQAIEKGLAKKAKAVKKAVEEYKKPEPVVAAAPVTSIQSSGTVEASIAAASSGPRQAGARRSTERARGKRRKTSTESSNGGSPTPTEE
- a CDS encoding predicted protein, with the translated sequence MEDIGGVLSTLLIDEGSWPRGSIVFLDGDLGAGKTAFARGFVRAAIGDPVLRVTSPTYLLSNTYALRRGYEIHHMDLYRLSENPEDLMPLNLDQALSNGISLIEWPIRLGRDKIPPQRLEVHITIPSEYTVEDVDTEDKLRHLTMTPYGSIWEERLQRLLASGYVDDLILEP
- the MSH5 gene encoding muts-like protein 5 (The MutS homolog 5 (MSH5) interacts with MSH4 to promote cross-over formation during meiotic recombination. Phatr_9232 is closest to Thaps_42476.; MSH5) DNA recombination protein); this translates as MENGALPDDFEYVFSESLSYFKSAEMRQLDQNIGDLDAFIKDAETLIVAELEDEILDHESELRETFIALAELDCILSFAGAAADLDFVRPRVVSASEQCVEISRGRHPLQEIVLDTAFVPNDTTMNTTSRVTVITGPNFSGKSCFARQVGVLVYMAHIGCFLPCDEARISLTDQIFTQFSSTETCAVPQSSFQLDLSRMGAILRRASQHSLVLIDEFGKGTSPASGISLLTAALQKLVSNRSKVICTTHFLEIFSIGLLVDSENGISAMHMTVHVPETANDSAVPLFRMEHGIANSSAGLVCAKMAGVKKAIVDRAYEIIKAIKKRQKVHPLAELLRNDIHMTLDSKHAIRSFVSTSWRDASDDQIDAFFSITERM
- a CDS encoding predicted protein, whose product is MNTPTSMLKSNKQSSNPKDFGDVLRVNLSGNAYCHVLGPPNGDDSVTPFWTTSDKHSLGMPTWIMGVRYDFGKRWYGVNHWMTLLRWQPRRKMNDLSLQPSLRPSCYDLSFGKDLKKDDLHIYHPLQAVQIKLQWLCLDFQKRQQLLSLSGRLHSNGNVDTCLQLPFSNRFRWHGKLTVPVSVYFDEPMYPLGSPQLWNTLPSVSDLLNGGTWIPDLSIDPTGCMESLNNLWIKSPWQLNTRLGVRLVARRRFSGSPWLGTMDTKDQEPEPRTQVRLEVSNIGLRTTHKACLETHLETPVASMRLLLVSSHICNPILKSTLGLPE